The Lycium barbarum isolate Lr01 chromosome 12, ASM1917538v2, whole genome shotgun sequence genome includes a region encoding these proteins:
- the LOC132625014 gene encoding uncharacterized protein LOC132625014 produces MSTPTGEASTSEQVTDQDWIPNALKMVDCFYNYWSNLDETTSDIEYQINSYIEILDLIPQEKRQSEYERSIFEYVKGRLYNAIPNVYKEEAERHLVQATELNPSLFDAWNHLAMCVAKKGDYQRAKKCLEFVLERDPNSRIILRQLAELELMFLPVAEDLAKQLDECIKYAQMTLALDNMDGRCFHLIGSAYLTSFLLTGGWNYDNLPLALEAYENAEKIDAMASNANLLYDCAIVNRFLENYKKSLIGLSDPELETPSLDASNQVEVTLQLLDKLEGQLQGKSNDKSNNKSKGKSKGKSKGKSKGKSTETSVSSLIQSLATIDLNPSYNRATMDLLTEGLNEGIAVIAAVRCLVKYKYKAPVYYLLCDSNENSFVLLMFGIQKEAIKQGDQVTLLDPFCKFVDFDWEGKHYQFMSVRVNLLKQVLVNGNAVSPNFAIRESILLA; encoded by the exons ATGAGCACTCCAACTGGAGAAGCttctacttcagaacaagtcaCCGACCAGGATTGGATACCAAATGCACTTAAAATGGTGGATTGTTTCTACAATTACTGGTCAAATCTAGACGAGACAACCTCTGATATCGAGTATCAAATTAATTCGTACATCGAAATCCTCGATTTAATTCCTCaag AAAAGAGGCAATCGGAATATGAACGTTCAATATTCGAGTATGTAAAAGGAAGGTTGTATAATGCAATTCCTAATGTTTATAAGGAAGAAGCAGAGCGTCATCTAGTGCAAGCT ACTGAATTGAATCCGTCTCTGTTTGATGCTTGGAATCACCTCGCCATGTGTGTCGCTAAGAAAGGAGATTACCAGAGAGCTAAAAAATGCTTGGAGTTTGTCCTCGAAAGG GATCCAAATAGTAGAATAATTTTACGTCAACTTGCAGAGCTTGAACTGATGTTTTTACCAG TTGCTGAAGATCTGGCAAAACAACTTGATGAATGCATCAAATATGCCCAAATGACACTCGCTCTGGATAACATGGACGGACGTTGTTTTC ATCTCATAGGAAGTGCATATCTCACTTCCTTTCTTCTGACTGGAGGATGGAATTACGATAATCTTCCACTGGCATTAGAAGCATACGAGAACGCT GAGAAAATTGATGCAATGGCGTCAAACGCCAATTTGCTATACGACTGTGCCATT GTGAATAGATTTCTGGAGAACTACAAGAAATCCCTAATTGGATTATCAGATCCTGAATTAGAGACTCCTTCTCTTGATGCTTCCAATCAAGTGGAAGTGACGCTCCAACTTCTTGACAAATTGGAAGGACAACTTCAG GGTAAGAGTAATGATAAGAGCAATAACAAGAGTAAGGGGAAGAGTAAAGGAAAGAGTAAGGGAAAGAGCAAGGGAAAGAGTACGGAAACAAGTGTGTCTTCCCTGATCCAGTCACTTGCTACTATTGATT TGAACCCTTCATATAACAGAGCAACTATGGATCTCTTAACTGAAGGACTTAACGAAGGGATTGCAGTTATAGCAGCAGTCCGGTGCTTagttaaatataaatataaagctCCAGT ATACTATCTGCTCTGTGACTCCAATGAGAATAGTTTTGTACTTTTAATGTTCGGCATACAGAAGGAAGCA ATTAAACAAGGAGATCAGGTCACACTACTGGATCCCTTTTGCAAATTTGTTGATTTTGATTGGGAAGGAAAG CACTATCAATTCATGTCTGTGCGAGTGAATCTTCTGAAACAAGTTCTTGTAAATGGAAATGCCGTGTCTCCCAATTTTGCTATTCGTGAATCAATATTATTGGCATAA